In Streptomyces erythrochromogenes, the DNA window GAGCACGTCGGTGAAGGCGCGCTCCGGCACCCCCACCAGCCAGCTGTCGATCAGGCCCAGCAGCCGGTCGTCGTGGACCAGCAGGGTGCCGCCGCCCGAACTCCCGCCCGCGAAGCCCTCGATCCAGCCCGCCGCGTCGGCGGGCGAGGCGGCCGGGGACAGCGCGAGCCCCATCAGCCGGGCCGTCTCCTCGGCCTCCAGCCGTCCGTCGTCGAGGAGCAACCGGGCCGCCCTGCCCCGGATGACGCCCGGCACGGTGTCCCGGGCCGCCAGCGTCCGCAGCACCGCGGACCAGCGTTCCCGCAGCCCGTCGCCGGTGTCCGCCAGCAGGCCGACCGCCGTGTGCACCCCGTCGACGTGGCCGCGCAGCTCCGCCGCCGCGTCGCCGTCCAGGCCGGCCGCGCAGGCCGGCGGGAGTGCGACGCATATCCGCTCGGCGAGCCCGGCCGCAACCGCGCCGAGCGCCGTCGCGTCGGTGCCCCGCACGTCCCCGTACCGCAGTGAACGGGCGAGCGCCGGCAGGGCCTTGGCGAGCCGGGCGACGTCGGTGTCCAGCGCGGCGCGGTCCGCGAGGGCCCGCAGTACGGCCGGCAGCGCCTCGGACAGCCCGGCCAGGAGGCACCGCTCGGCCAGCGCCGTGACCTCGCCCAGTTCCTCGGCGCCCGCGGCGTCCGCCTCCGCCTTGGCGGTGGCCGCCGCGAGGACGGTGGTGCCCCAGATCCCGGCCTCGGCCACCCGCACGGACAGCTCCGGCTCCCAGCGCAGCCGCCAGGTCTCCCGGAAGGTGCCGGTGCTGCTGCGGGAGGCGGCCGGGGTGCCCCAGCCGATGCCGAGCAGCCGCAGCCGGTGCAGCAGCAGGGACTTCGCGGCGTCGGTGTCCTTGCGCAGGTCGAGTTCCAGCTCGCGTTCCTGCGCCTCGGCCTTGAGCCGCAGCGACCGCTGCTGCCGCGTCAGGTCCCGCTGGAGCGGTACGACGGGTGCCGCGTCCGGGACCTCGCCGAGCACGTCGCCGACGACGAGGCGGTCCTCGATGAGCGTGAGCGGTACGTCGGAGCCGTCGCACATCACCGCCCGGACCGCTTCCAGCGTCTCCGTCAGGCCGGGCAGGGGCCTGCCCCGCATGGCGGCCAGGGTCTCGGCCAGCCGCACCGCCTCGATGGCGTGGGCCGAGGAGACCTGCCGGTCCTCCTCGCGCAGCAGGCCGGCGACCTTGGTCAGCCACCGCTCGACGGGCCGGTCCCGGGCGGAGAAGAGGTGGGCGTACCAGCCGGGCGAGGTGATCCCCGCGCCGTACCCGCCGGCCCGGGCGAGCCGGCGGTGCGTCCACGGCACCCAGGTGGTCTCCACCTTGACCTTCGCCAGTCCGGTCAGCAGCGCCTTGTCGGCGGCCACGGTGGTCTTCGCCCGCAGCGCCGGGACGTGCCAGGCACCGCACACGACGGCGTACCCGTCGCCGAACTCGCGGCGGGCGGCGCGCATCCGCTGCCGCATGTACGCCTCGCGCACCAGGTCGCGGCGGTGGCCGCCGTCGCCGTACGTCTCGCGCAGGGCTCCCATGGCCTCCCCGAGCGCCTCGAACGCGCCCAGCGCCTCCTCCCCCGCGCCGCCGCTGCCCCGGTGCTCGACCACGTCCTCCCACCAGCGCTCGGGGTCGTCGTACCCGGCGGTCTCGGCGAGCACCGCGAGGGGGTCCAGCCGGACCGCGTCGGGCTCGGCGTGGTCCGCGTCCGGCTCCCCGGCGGCGGCCAGCGAGTGCGCGGCGGGCAGGTCCATGAACCGGACCGGTACCCCGGCCTCCTGCGCCCAGCGGATCGCCACCCACTCCGGGGAGAAGTCGGCGAGCGGCCAGAACGCGGCCCGGCCCGGGTCGTCCGCGGCGTGCGCGAGCAGGGCCACGGGCGGCCGCATGCCGGGGTCGGCGGCCAGTTCGAGCAGGGCGTCCCCTTCGGGCGGCCCCTCGATCAGCACGGCCGCCGGGCGGGCCGCGTCCAGGGCGGAGCGGACCGCGCGGGCCGATCCGGGCCCGTGGTGGCGCACGCCGAGGAGCAGCGGGCCCTGTCGGGCGGTGCTCATGCCGTCACCTCCCGGCAGGCCCTGTAGAAGTCCTTCCAGCCGTCGCGCTCGCGGACCACGGCCTCCAGGTACTCCTGCCAGACCACCTTGTCGGCCGCCGGGTCGCGGACGACGGCGCCGAGGATGCCCGCGGCCACGTCGGAGGGGCGCAGGACGCCGTCCCCGAAGTGGGCTGCCAGGGCGAGGCCGTTGGTGACGACGGAGATGGCCTCGGCGGTGGAGAGGGTGCCGCTGGGCGACTTCACCTTCGTGCGGCCGTCGCCGGTGACGCCGTCGCGCAGCTCGCGGAAGACGGTGACGACGCGGCGGATCTCCTCCAGTCCCTCGGGCACGGCCGGCAGGTCGAGGGCGCGGCCCATCTGGTCGACGCGGCGGGCCACGATGTCGACCTCGGCGTCCGCGGTGGCGGGCAGCGGCAGGACGACGGTGTTGAAGCGGCGGCGCAGCGCGCTGGAGAGCTCGTTGACGCCGCGGTCGCGGTCGTTGGCGGTGGCGATGAGGTTGAAGCCGCGTACGGCCTGGACCTCTTGGCCGAGCTCCGGTATCGGCAGGGTCTTCTCGGACAGGACGGTGATGAGGGTGTCCTGGACGTCGGCGGGGATGCGGGTGAGCTCCTCGACGCGGGCGGTCATGCCGTCGGCCATGGCCCGCATGACGGGGCTGGGGACGAGCGCCTCGCGGCTGGGGCCGTGGGCGAGGAGCCGGGCGTAGTTCCAGCCGTACCGGATGGCCTCCTCGGGGGTGCCGGCGGTGCCCTGCACGAGGAGGGTGGAGTCCCCGCTGACGGCGGCCGCGAGGTGTTCGGACACCCAGGTCTTGGCGGTGCCGGGAACGCCGAGCAGGAGCAGGGCGCGGTCGGTGGCCAGGGTGGTGACCGCGACCTCGACGATGCGGCGCGGGCCCACGTACTTGGGTGTGATCACCGTGCCGTCGTCGAGCGTGCCACCGAGCAGGTAGGTGGCGACGGCCCACGGGGAGAGCTTCCAGCGGGTCGGGCGAGGCCTGTCGTCGGCGGCCGCCAGGGCTTTCAGTTCGTGCGCGTAGGCGTCTTCGGCGTGCGGTCGCAGCGCCTCGGCACCGATGCCGTTCTCGGGCTTGCTCATGGTCCCCCTCCAATGCTCGGCAGCCGCTCCCGACTGCTGTTCCAACGGTGCACCACGCCACTGACAACACCCCGTGCTCATCACGTTGTTGCAGGTCAGAGCGATTGTCAGAGGGGGTCTCTACGGTGGTTTCCATGACTGAGCAGGGGGTCCGCTGGACGGCGGAACAGGTACTGGCTCTGGCTCCTGACGATGCTTCACGCAAGGCGGGCGGCAGACTCGGAGGAGCGGGGCCGTGGTCACAGATCGGAGGTTCCGCTTCCGGTTCTGTGTGGGGGCTGTGCAAGGGCAGCGGCAGCAATCCGTACCGGACGGTCGTCGACCTGACGGGACCGGCCTACAAGTGCTCCTGCCCGAGCCGGAAGTTCCCGTGCAAGCACGCGCTGGGACTGCTCCTGCTCTGGTCCGCCGAGGGGGTCGGCGAGCCCGGGGAGGCGCCGGACTGGGCCGCGCAGTGGCTGGCGGACCGGGCGGCCAAGGCCGCACGTCCGGCGGGCGCGGCCGCCGGGCCGGTGGACGAGGAGGGGGCCCGGCGGCGGGCCGAGCGGCGGGCGGCGCGCATCGGCGCGGGCGTCACCGAGCTGGAACAGCGGCTGGCCGACCTGCTGCGCGGCGGCCTCGCGGGCCAGGAGCACGCGGGGTACGCGGCGTGGGAGGAGACCGCGGCCCGGATGGTGGACGCCCAGGCGCCCGGACTGGCCGGGCGCGTAAGGGAGTTGGGGACGATACCCAGTTGCGGCCCCGGCTGGCCCGCCCGGATGCTGGAGGAGGCGGCGCTGCTGCACCTGCTGGACCGGGCCTGGATGGGGGTGACGGGGCTTCCGGACCAGTTGGCGGCGACCGTGCGCAACCGGGTGGGACTGCCGGCCTCCGGGGAGGGGGAGGCCGTACGGGACCGCTGGCTGGTGCTCGCCCAGTACGACTCGGTGTCGCCGGACGGTCGGCTCACCACCCGCCGGATATGGCTGCGCGGGCTGGCGGGCGGACGGCCCGCGCTGGTGCTGGACTTCGGACCGCCCGGGCGGCCGCCGGGGCTGGCGCTGCCGGTGGGGCTGGTGCTGGAGGCGGAGATGCGCTTCCGGCCCGGGTCGGCGGGGCTGCGGGCGGACCTCGGGGAGAGGTTCGCGGCGGCCGCGCCGTGCACGGAGGTTCCGGCCGGGGTGGGCACGCAGGCGGCCCTGGAGGCCTACGGGGCGGCGCTGCGGGACGACCCGTGGCTGGAGTCCTGGCCGGTGGTGCTCGGTCCGGTGGTTCCGATACCGGGAGAGCTCGGCTGGCAGCTGGCGGACGCGGAGGGCACCTCCGCCCTGCCGGTGCCCCTCACCGGGGCGGGCAGCCGCTCCCGCGGGGGTCTGTGGCAGCTGGCCGCACTGTCGGGCGGGGGCCCGGTGACGGTCTTCGGCGAGTGCGGCCACCGCGGCTTCACTCCGCTGACGGCCTGGCAGCCGGACTCCTCGGAGCCGGTCGCCCTGTCCTGAGCCGGGCGGGAACGACAACCACATCGCAGGGGGCCTGGGGGGTCCTGTGCCGTCGCACGGCGGCGGCAGGGAGAAGTGCGGCGCCGGGGGGCGCCGTACACGCAACGACGAGAAGCCGGGGGGCTTTCATGAACGACAACCACGCCAGTTGAGCGGACCCGTACGGGACATCGACAGCCCCGGTCCCGCGGAGGGGGCGGGACCGGGGCACTGGACACCACCGAGGACGAGCAGCGAGGGAGGGGCACCGATGGGCGAGGGTGACGAGGGGTACGGGGAGTGGCAGGAGCTGGTCGGTGCCGCGCTGCTGGGCACCGACCGGCGCCGGGGCGGGGGCCCGGCCGGCTCGCCGGAGGCGCTGCTGGACGCGGCGGCCGTGCACACCGTGCGCCGCCGCGCCGGCTTGCGGCCGGCGGGGGCGCGCCCGCGGCCGGAGCCCGCGCCCCGCGACCCCCGGCCGGCACCGCCGGAGGCGGCGGGCCGCCGGCTCGCACAACTGCTGGCTGGCCGCACCGGCGCCGGCAGCGGGGGCGGCGGCGGGCGGCGCGGATCGGCCCCGGATCTGACGGAGCTGCTGCCGCAGTGGCTGGCCGCGGCCGCACGGCACGGCTACCGCGCGCCCGCAGCGCTCGTACCGGCGCTCCTGGACGCCGCCCGGGCCCGTACGGACCTGCGCCCGCAGGCTCTGGCCCTGGCCGGGACGCGGGGACTGTGGCTGGCACGGATGAATCCGGACTGGCGGTTCGCCCTGCGCGGCGGGGCGGGCGGCGGGGAACTGCCGGACGTGACCGACCCGTCCGCGGTCGAACGGCTCTGGGAGGAAGGGCTGTTCGCGGAGCGCGTGGCACTGCTCGGTGCCGTACGGGCCCATGAGCCGGCGGCCGCGCCGCGGCTGCTGGCGACGACCTGGGGGAGCGAACGGGCCGAGGACCGGCTGATGTTCCTCGACTCGCTGAGGGTGGGGCTGTCCCTGGAGGACGAGCCCTTCCTGGAGGCGGCGCTGGGCGATCGCAGCCGCAATGTCCGCGCGACGGCCGCCGAACTGCTGTCGGCGCTGCCGCAGTCGGCGCTGGCGGGCCGGATGGCCGAGCGCGCACTGGCCTGCGTGGGACCGGAGGGGGTGGCCCCGCCGGCCGAGTGCGACGGGGGGATGCTCCGCGACGGCGTGGTCAAGCGGCCGCCCGCCGGACGCGGAGAGCGGGCCTGGTGGCTCGGCCAGCTGGTGGAGGCGGCTCCGCTGTCGTGCTGGCGGGAGCGGTTCGGGGGCCTGGGCCCGGCGGAGATCGTGGCACTGCCGGTGGCCACGGCCGAGGGCTGGACGGAGGAACTGCACGCGGCGTGGTGCCGGGCGGCGGTGCGCCAGCGGGACCCGGACTGGTCGCGGGCCCTGCTCGGCCCTGCGTCCGCGCCGCCCGCGGCGGGTCCGGGCACGGCGTCGCTCGCGGAGCGGGCCAAACTGCTGGAGACCCTCCCCGACGGGGAACGGGCCGAGTGGGTGGCGGAGTTCGTCCGGGCGCACGGGCTGTCCGAGGCCTTCCAGCTGCTCGGGGTGTGCGTGGTGCCGTGGGCGGGCGCGCTGGGCCGCGCCGTGGTGGACGCGCTGGACATCGCCCGGGAGGCCGGCAGCTACCCGTGGAGCTTCAGCGGGGTGATGGGCCTGGCCGAACGCTGCCTCGACCCTTCCGAGGCCGGCCGGCTCGAGGCCCTGACCGCGGCCGCGGAGGAACCGCCGGACGCGTCGCCGGGCGCGGCCGCGTACTGGGCCGAGGCCTTCCAGCGGCTGGTGGCCACGCTCCGGCTGCGCGCGGCGATGCTGTCGGAGCTCGCCCCGGCCTGATGCTGCGGGACGCTCGGCCGAGCCTTCGCCCGGCCCCGCCGCAACGTCGCCCCGCCACCGCCGGAGGCGCCGCTGGCGCGGCCGACGGCGGCCGGCGGCGGCCGCCGGCCCGGGAGGTTCGACAGATGCGGCGGCAGCCCCGCCGGGCACTGCCCGGACCTGCGGGATCGTCCGGCTACGCCGGGGGCCCCGGCGGGGCCGCTGCCGCGCGCCCTGCCGTGCGCGGGGCGGGCCCGGAAGGGCCAGCTCCCGCGCGGCGGCCCCGCTGCCGGACCGCCGGAGGCTACTGGCGGACGTGGGCGTTGACCCAGTCCACGATGGAGGTGGTCGTCGCGCCCGGGGTGAAGATCTCGGCCACGCCCTTCTCCTTCAGGGGGGCGATGTCGTCCTCCGGGATGATGCCGCCGCCGAAGACCTTGATGTCCTCCGCGTCGCGCTCCTTGAGGAGCTCCAGCACGCGCACGAAGAGCGTGTTGTGGGCGCCCGAGAGGATCGAGAGGCCGATCGCATCGGCGTCCTCCTGGATCGCGGTGTCCACGATCTGCTCGGGGGTCTGGTGGAGGCCGGTGTAGATGACCTCCATGCCCGCGTCCCGCAGCGCCCGCGCGATCACCTTGGCCCCGCGGTCGTGGCCGTCGAGACCCGGCTTGGCCACCACCACACGGATCGGACCGGTCACACCCATCGCACTGCCTCCCGAGTGAACGAACGTTAAGTACAGCATCGCGCACGCCGCCGTTTCGCGGGCGAGCACGAGGGGGAAATCACACGTGGGACGGCATTGCGCCACCGTGCCGACAGCCGCACGGCACGGTGGCGCGGCGGCCGTCGTCCCCGGAGGATCACAGGAGGCCGTCGATGGGTCTGTCCTTACCCATGCCCGTCCCCTTCTCCGGCGCCGCGCTGCGGGCCGGAGCGCTGGAGGTCGTCGTGCTCGGCGGGCACCTCCTGCTGTACCCCACCGGGGTGTGCCAGGAGAGGGTCGCCCCCGTCCCGGCGACGACACGCCCGCCCGTTCTGCTGCTGCACGGGTTCACCGACAACCGCTCCGTCTTCGTCCTGCTGCGCCGCGCCCTCGGAGCCGCCGGCCTGCGGCACGTGGAGGCGTACAACTACTCGCCCCTCACCCTCGACCTGCGCGTCACCGCCCGCCATCTCGCCCGGCGTGTCGAGGAGCTGTGCGAGCGCACCGGCCAGGAACGGGTGGACCTCGTCGGGCACAGCCTGGGCGGCCTGGTCGGCCGGTACTACGTCCAGCGCCTCGGCGGCGACACGCGCGTGCGCACCCTCGTCACGCTCGGCACCCCGCATTCCGGCACGCGGGCCGCCCCCTTCATGGACGCGCACCCCCTGGTGCGGCAGATGCGCCCGGACTCCGAGGTGCTGGCCGAGCTGGCTGCGCCCTCGCCCGGTTGCGCGACCCGCTGCGTGGCGTTCTGGAGCGAGTTCGACACGCTGATGACCCCGGTCGGGAGCGCCCGGATCGAACATCCGGACCTGCTCGTGGAGAACGTGCAGGTGATGGGTATCGGACACCTCGCCCTCCCGGCGCACCCGGCGGTCATCGCGGCGGTCGGCCGCGCCCTCGACGGCCCCGCGCCGGCCGTCGTGACGGGCCCGGACGCCGCTTCCGTCGCCTGACCGTTCGGCGACCATGAGTCGAACACATTTCGAACTCAAGGCCAAGGCTGCGTCTTTCGGCGACCGAAAGGCGGCCGAATGCCCGGTTCCGCTGATCTGGGGACCCGGCGAAGATTGTCGTTGCGAGTAACCGACGGGTACAGTCACGCCACTGCTCTCCTCCGGTGAACTTCGAGTTCCCGGCCACCCAGGCCCCCACTGCCGAGGCGAAAGAGAAGTTGGTGAACGACCGCCCCTCGTCGGGCCAGTACCCGGATGCCGGGTATGACGGCCTCTCCACCACCGCTTTCGCTGGTGACTCGGCCTACGTTTCCTACGAAACGCAGGGCCAAGGGGTCAACTACGCTGCCTACGGCTCCTATGAGACCGGCACGTACGACACCACCGCGTGGACC includes these proteins:
- a CDS encoding DUF5691 domain-containing protein, which translates into the protein MDSPGPAEGAGPGHWTPPRTSSEGGAPMGEGDEGYGEWQELVGAALLGTDRRRGGGPAGSPEALLDAAAVHTVRRRAGLRPAGARPRPEPAPRDPRPAPPEAAGRRLAQLLAGRTGAGSGGGGGRRGSAPDLTELLPQWLAAAARHGYRAPAALVPALLDAARARTDLRPQALALAGTRGLWLARMNPDWRFALRGGAGGGELPDVTDPSAVERLWEEGLFAERVALLGAVRAHEPAAAPRLLATTWGSERAEDRLMFLDSLRVGLSLEDEPFLEAALGDRSRNVRATAAELLSALPQSALAGRMAERALACVGPEGVAPPAECDGGMLRDGVVKRPPAGRGERAWWLGQLVEAAPLSCWRERFGGLGPAEIVALPVATAEGWTEELHAAWCRAAVRQRDPDWSRALLGPASAPPAAGPGTASLAERAKLLETLPDGERAEWVAEFVRAHGLSEAFQLLGVCVVPWAGALGRAVVDALDIAREAGSYPWSFSGVMGLAERCLDPSEAGRLEALTAAAEEPPDASPGAAAYWAEAFQRLVATLRLRAAMLSELAPA
- a CDS encoding SWIM zinc finger family protein, with amino-acid sequence MTEQGVRWTAEQVLALAPDDASRKAGGRLGGAGPWSQIGGSASGSVWGLCKGSGSNPYRTVVDLTGPAYKCSCPSRKFPCKHALGLLLLWSAEGVGEPGEAPDWAAQWLADRAAKAARPAGAAAGPVDEEGARRRAERRAARIGAGVTELEQRLADLLRGGLAGQEHAGYAAWEETAARMVDAQAPGLAGRVRELGTIPSCGPGWPARMLEEAALLHLLDRAWMGVTGLPDQLAATVRNRVGLPASGEGEAVRDRWLVLAQYDSVSPDGRLTTRRIWLRGLAGGRPALVLDFGPPGRPPGLALPVGLVLEAEMRFRPGSAGLRADLGERFAAAAPCTEVPAGVGTQAALEAYGAALRDDPWLESWPVVLGPVVPIPGELGWQLADAEGTSALPVPLTGAGSRSRGGLWQLAALSGGGPVTVFGECGHRGFTPLTAWQPDSSEPVALS
- a CDS encoding esterase/lipase family protein, with amino-acid sequence MGLSLPMPVPFSGAALRAGALEVVVLGGHLLLYPTGVCQERVAPVPATTRPPVLLLHGFTDNRSVFVLLRRALGAAGLRHVEAYNYSPLTLDLRVTARHLARRVEELCERTGQERVDLVGHSLGGLVGRYYVQRLGGDTRVRTLVTLGTPHSGTRAAPFMDAHPLVRQMRPDSEVLAELAAPSPGCATRCVAFWSEFDTLMTPVGSARIEHPDLLVENVQVMGIGHLALPAHPAVIAAVGRALDGPAPAVVTGPDAASVA
- a CDS encoding cobalamin B12-binding domain-containing protein; the encoded protein is MGVTGPIRVVVAKPGLDGHDRGAKVIARALRDAGMEVIYTGLHQTPEQIVDTAIQEDADAIGLSILSGAHNTLFVRVLELLKERDAEDIKVFGGGIIPEDDIAPLKEKGVAEIFTPGATTTSIVDWVNAHVRQ
- a CDS encoding ATP-binding protein, which produces MSKPENGIGAEALRPHAEDAYAHELKALAAADDRPRPTRWKLSPWAVATYLLGGTLDDGTVITPKYVGPRRIVEVAVTTLATDRALLLLGVPGTAKTWVSEHLAAAVSGDSTLLVQGTAGTPEEAIRYGWNYARLLAHGPSREALVPSPVMRAMADGMTARVEELTRIPADVQDTLITVLSEKTLPIPELGQEVQAVRGFNLIATANDRDRGVNELSSALRRRFNTVVLPLPATADAEVDIVARRVDQMGRALDLPAVPEGLEEIRRVVTVFRELRDGVTGDGRTKVKSPSGTLSTAEAISVVTNGLALAAHFGDGVLRPSDVAAGILGAVVRDPAADKVVWQEYLEAVVRERDGWKDFYRACREVTA
- a CDS encoding DUF5682 family protein, with amino-acid sequence MSTARQGPLLLGVRHHGPGSARAVRSALDAARPAAVLIEGPPEGDALLELAADPGMRPPVALLAHAADDPGRAAFWPLADFSPEWVAIRWAQEAGVPVRFMDLPAAHSLAAAGEPDADHAEPDAVRLDPLAVLAETAGYDDPERWWEDVVEHRGSGGAGEEALGAFEALGEAMGALRETYGDGGHRRDLVREAYMRQRMRAARREFGDGYAVVCGAWHVPALRAKTTVAADKALLTGLAKVKVETTWVPWTHRRLARAGGYGAGITSPGWYAHLFSARDRPVERWLTKVAGLLREEDRQVSSAHAIEAVRLAETLAAMRGRPLPGLTETLEAVRAVMCDGSDVPLTLIEDRLVVGDVLGEVPDAAPVVPLQRDLTRQQRSLRLKAEAQERELELDLRKDTDAAKSLLLHRLRLLGIGWGTPAASRSSTGTFRETWRLRWEPELSVRVAEAGIWGTTVLAAATAKAEADAAGAEELGEVTALAERCLLAGLSEALPAVLRALADRAALDTDVARLAKALPALARSLRYGDVRGTDATALGAVAAGLAERICVALPPACAAGLDGDAAAELRGHVDGVHTAVGLLADTGDGLRERWSAVLRTLAARDTVPGVIRGRAARLLLDDGRLEAEETARLMGLALSPAASPADAAGWIEGFAGGSSGGGTLLVHDDRLLGLIDSWLVGVPERAFTDVLPLLRRTFGAYEPGVKRTLGELVRRGPAASAGAARATGSAPEGFAPDLDPLRADAVTELVRILLASPDGVAAA